The nucleotide window GCGGGGCAGCCTCCTGGCCGCGCTCGCCCCTCGACGGCTGCTACCGGGGCCGCCGCGCCTTGCCTCCCGGCACAGGGGAGAGACAGGGTTTGGTCTTAGCAACCCCAGACTTTGTTTTAACCAGCCGAGGTAGGGTGACTCAAACCCGAGAGCTTTAATGCTCATCTAGCAATAAACGTGAGATACAAAATAACCAGTCACCTTTTCAGAAAGGATTACGCCTTAGGTCATACCTCGTCTTCTGCCTTGTGGCTATTTTTATCTCTCccccatcaaaaaaaaaaaaaaagcgtatTCATCGATTCTCACGATATATTCACGGACCCTTAGGAACAGGAAAGCGATAGATTTGCCCGGCAGACCCTGCAGGTAGGCAGCTCGCAGTCCCCGTGGAGCTCAGCCTGCCTAAGTTACGTTTTGCAGTCGCGTGAACGTGTAGATAGAGGTAGTGCCCGGACAAGCCATAAATACTGGATCTGTAAAACCGAGTTAGTTTCCGAGGTAGTTCTGGCCAGCTtcttaaattttcaaaataaaacgAAACTGGGATAATCTGAGAAGCTATGTTTAAGTTTTACAGGCAATGCTTGCGAAACTCTCTCCTACAAAATGTCGGTGCAGCATTTCACTCGAAACACGCATGTGATGCCGTCCTCCGGCGTGTTTATTTCTGCACCTTTGTGCAGCAGGTATTTACCCCTTGCGCTGAACGCGCTGCCGGCTGCTCTGGGGAAAACGCAGCTTCGAAAGCGGTGAGCTCGAGGGGGAGGTTTGCCGGGGGTTTTGGTGCTGCATTGGGCAGCGGAGGCAGGCTAAAAATGGCTTTCCACTCTCTCCTGCGGGCACCGCGCTCGAGGAGGGCGGGTTCCCTGCGCGGCATTGTCCCTTGCCAAATTCATCCTGGAATTCTCCCCCTGGCGGGAGAGGGACGGCGACGGACTCAGGGAGTCTTTCCATCAGGACGGTTCCGCGGTAGCTGTGGAGCAGCGGTTCGGGAATCGCCCTCGGTTCTTGCAGGGGCGACCCCCGTTCCCCGGTTCCACCCTCTCCCCCGTGGCGGAGCAGCCCCGGTGAGGTCCCCGACGGGGCTCCCGCAGCGCTGCGGAAAAGGAGGGTTTCCCACCGCTGCGCGACACTGCCGCTGATCCCGAGGCCTCCCTCGTGGCTTTTCCGTTCCCGATCGGGCTCGATCGGGGCGGGCGCGGCGCTGACGCTGTCTCTCCCCGCAGGTGATGATGCTGGGCAGCCCGCGGGTGGccgagctgctgctgcagcgcGGGGCCGACCCGAACCGCCCCGACCCGCTCACCGGCTGCTTCCCGGCGCACGACGCGGCCCGTGCCGGATTTCTGGAGACGCTGGCGGCGCTGCACCGCGCCGGGGCCCGCCTCGACCTGCGCGACGGCCGCGGCCGCCTCCCCCTCGACGTGGCGGCGGGGGGCCCGCACGGAGCCGTGGCCCGGTACCTGCGGCACCCGCACCCCCCCGGGGGGCCCTGCCCGGGCGCCGTCCCCGCGGAGGAGCAGAAGCCGAGCAGCTGTGGATGAACCCCCGCATCGCCTTTCGCTGCTCGGACGCGTGAAGGACCGGCGGGATGTGAATCGTTCCGCTCGCTACACTTGGCCCGAGTCTGTGTGCTGCCGTGCACTTGGAGCCTCACGCCTCGCGCTTTTTTTCGCGTAAGGTACCAAATActgtgaagagaaataaatatgaaggaAAACCCCCACACGGATGGCACAATAAACCCTTCGTGTTTTGACAGAACCGCCTCTGGGATCTCTGTTTATCCTCCTCCCCGCTTGCCCTTCCCAGCCTGAAGAGGGCTCCGAGCCGTCTGGTCTTTATTTGATTTCAGACTCAAAATCCGTCTCGCGGGGCGCTGAAGCCAATCCCTGCCCCTCCCTAGCAAAACCGGCCGGGACAGAGGGGGATTGAGTCTTCCCAGTGCAATTGCAGCTTTGGCAAATACCTTCTTAGCGCCACGCGTGCATGTCTGTACACGGGCCCGCGGTGCATCCGTGGCTCTTCTCTTGAGGGCTGTGATCTTGGGACCTGGGAACGAAGTCAAAGCGATTTATGCCTCTGCAAGCCCGATACCGCCCTCGCGTGAAGTAATACGTGTTTACCAGCTCGCAGATGACCTTCCTGAGTTATTGTAAGTTTACCACTATTTGGGAGAAATCATGGGGGCTGCGAAACGAAGGGCGCGTAGAACTAACAAAAAAATCGTACAGACAAGCTCGGCCCCAGGGTTTCCCAGTTTTCTCCAGGGTGGCACGTTtggtgaaggaaaaaagccaagCCGTCGGGACAACAAGCATTTGCAAACGGCTGCGGTGCCGGGGAGTGGGTTCATTACCAGGGAGCTGAGCCGTATTTCGCTGGTCGCTCCCCCGGCACGAATGGGAGAACCTTCCTCCCTCCCGGACCCCCGCGGTTCTGTACCCACACCCGTGCAACAGGGACAGGGGAGGGGAAGCAAGGCAGGGCAGCGGGAGAgctctctgctccttccccagAGCAAATCCCAGCGCAAAAAAATGCCTGCAGACaaatcaaggagaaaaaaagcgCCTCTTCGTTTTGCATACCTACTGAGTGTCCACTCCTAGGTATTTTATACATCGACGTTAAAAAGCGTATATATGCACTTTTATACAATGTATCgcaatgtatattttattaccAAATAATTTAATATGATACATGTTTTAGAATTACTTAATACAAGTTTGTGCATTGTTAAATATGTAGTTATGCCATTTATGTACATAAGACGTCTATGTAATAcccatataaaaatatataatatgcTTATATAAATCATTATGATTATATATCAAGCCTATATATTTGTTTctctattatttttctatataataTTCTTATGTTTAATAATAACTACATTATATGCATTTAGCGTATGTACCAAACTCCTCAAATTATATTTAGTCTGTATTAGTGCTTCTTTAGTGTAAGAATGCctagaatattattttatatgtatctttaaatagaaaatatataaaattataacaTGCAATGATAAGACGTTATGGAATAGTACCATTTTCTGTCTTAATGCATGGCATAGCCATAAGCAAGCCAAGGAGGGCACTGGGCATACAGCAGCTAAGAGCCTGCATTCCATGCCCGAGGGAACCGGCGTGGACCCGGGACCAGACACGGAGATAGGGTAAGTCTGGAGCCTGAGTGGTCTCTTTGCAGCAAAATAAGATACTAATAGACCACGCTTCCAACCTTAGATAGAATGGGattcctatttttaaaagtcgATTTCTCCAAGAGCCAGAATTCGATTTAAAATTTTGAGTATTTCCATGGCcgcttattaaaaaaaaaaaaaaaaaagaagaagaaaaagaaaaaaaaaagacggaaaaaaacccctcaataTTAATTACAATAATTATAATATCGATTGATAAAATTGGCAGGGAAATAGCAGACTTCCCCAGGTAACCGCACCGAAGGAATAGAACGTGGTCTCAGCCCCTGAACGCCCAGACCAGCCGTGGGTCTGGAGCCAGGACCAAGGCGTGGGACACTCACCCGTGGGAGGATGGGGGTCCCTGGCGCGATGCCTCTAGGAGATTCCACGGACACCTTTCCTTCTATAAGCAGCCTCGGCTCCAGAGCTTGGAGTCGTCCTGAAAAAAGGAATAGTAAATTGTTAACAACAAACCGCTGTTTGGAGGAAGCCCCAAAGGCTTTTGGGTTTAAGGCGGCAGGTAAGGCGGGGGGTTATCGGTAATATCGCCGTGTTATCGAGGACGTGCACACGCACGCACACACGCAGGCACTTCCAGCCCCCCGCAGCGGGGTGTGCGCCAAAGGATTCTCCTCGGGCCTCTCGCCCGGGCGTTCAGCTTTAGGGGGGATTTGGTTTCTATTGCCAAAACCGTCGGTGTATCCTCCCACGGCCGCTCCGGCACCTGCACCGCCAAGCAGGCGCTTCTCTCAATTTCGTCTCTCGGGGGGGAGTCGCcactggaggggaaaagaaaagaagagagagaagccTCTCTCGAAGAAGCCGATTTCATTTCGAAATGGCTGTTTTCAGTCACCCATTTCCCAGGTTTGAAATCAGACTCGGTCTGGGCGAAACCAGtacagactctttttttttttatcagcctTGCTGTAAGGGTTACTCCGTGCAGaaggcagaaggaggaaaactCTATTGACATCGGTGTCGTTGCCGTTTGTCCCGCCGAGAGGAGGTGTTTGTTACAGAGTCACATACGCACACTCTGGCCGGTGCTCCGCTTCCCCTCTCCAGAGCCCTTCCCTCTGGCTCCCTGCAGTCCCTGCGCACCCGGGAGGGCGGAGATGCTCCCGCAGGACCCTGTCCCGCACCTCGAAAGGAGGTATCCACGCcactgggggggggaggggggaaatgtGCGGGGAGAGGGGGTTCCGGGGGGGAGGGACACCCACCATCGCCGCTAGGAGAGCAAGCCGGGGGGCTCAGCACCGCCTGCCAGGGGGCTCAGCATTGGCTGTCAGGGGGGCTCAGCATTGGCTGTCGGGAGGGCTCAGGATTGGCTGTCGGGGGggctcagccctgcctgccGGGGGAATCAGCACTGGCTGTCGAGGGGCTCAGCATTGGCTATCGGGGGGGCTCAGCATTGCTGTCGGGGGGGTCAGCACCACCTGCCGGGGGGCTCAGCATCCCCTGCCGGGGGGCTCTGCACCCCTGCGGCCATCCCTGAGTCAGTGCCGGAGGGTTGATCCCGGTTTTTTTTTTCGCTCCCCCGCTGCCTCCCCTTCCACCCGCGCCCGCGCTCCCCAACCTCACCCTGAAAAGCGAAAATCAATCGTTCTGGCCCGGCGGAGCACTGCCGGGGAGAGGGTCGAGGGGCAGGAAATAGTTAATTACCCGTTTCGGTTACCGGCGCGAGGAGACGAGAtccgctttttttttttgattatttgtttttttttttatcgcCCAACAACGGCCCCGCGTCGCTTTCAAATGACCATGTGACGAGGAAATAGCTGCTCGCCCGGGCCAATGCTGGCCTGCGCTTTTAAAGCGGCAGCGATCCGCTAGCCGCCTCCCCCCGGGACACCGAACAGCCCCCGGGGGGTCGCGGTGCCACAGCATCGCTCGCCCCGTCGAGAGGGCCCCGAGGGtcccaaaccaaccaacaagaaaataaaacaaacagacCCTAAACAGCACGAAAAGGAGCGGGAGGCGGCGTGTTTGGAGGGGGCAGACGAcgaggagaggagaaggaggggagggggggacacgGACATGTCGTCAAGGCTTGGTTTGAAAGCAGGGGAGCGCCCTGCGATTGGCCGGTCCCCGCTCGGTGCGGGTGGGAGccgggaggaggggagaggaggcggcggcggcggcgggctccccccccccatcccccgcCGCCAGTCCTCCTCCGCCGAGTTCGAGGCGGGAGCCATCATGATGGGAGGCGTTTAAGGGGAGTGGGGGGAGGGCGAAGAGGGGCGTCGAAATTCGTGAAAcggaaaagagaaaaaaaaaaaggcaaacgCTCTCCAATGAATGGAGGGCGAGAGGGCCGGCTGGGCGGCAGGGCCCCGCGGGGAGGAGGTATTTGTAGCGCGGCGCAGAGGCCCCCCGCGCCATGCCCCCCCGCATCAGGTGCACGGTGCGCTGCGGGCGCGGGGGCTCCCTGCGCCGCGCCTGGCGCATCGCGCGCCGCGTCCTGCGCCGCCTCCTCAGGGCCACGGGCCACGCGCCCCCGAGCCTCTCCCTGCGCCTGGTGCTGCGGCGCGGCCCCGGCACAGGTACGGCCTcgcttctcttctcttctcttctcttctcttctcttctcttctcttctcttctcttctcttctcttctcttctcttctcttctcttctcttctcttctcttctcttctcttccttctttttctttaccttcattttccttccctttcttttccttccctttcttttcctcccctttcttttctttccctctcttttctttcccttcattttcttccc belongs to Cuculus canorus isolate bCucCan1 chromosome Z, bCucCan1.pri, whole genome shotgun sequence and includes:
- the LOC128850526 gene encoding cyclin-dependent kinase 4 inhibitor B-like isoform X1, giving the protein MGRAPRGSAADELANAAARGDLRRLEELLDGAADPNAVNSFGRTPIQFYRQCLRNSLLQNVGAAFHSKHACDAVLRRVYFCTFVQQVFTPCAERAAGCSGENAASKAVMMLGSPRVAELLLQRGADPNRPDPLTGCFPAHDAARAGFLETLAALHRAGARLDLRDGRGRLPLDVAAGGPHGAVARYLRHPHPPGGPCPGAVPAEEQKPSSCG
- the LOC128850526 gene encoding cyclin-dependent kinase 4 inhibitor B-like isoform X3 is translated as MGRAPRGSAADELANAAARGDLRRLEELLDGAADPNAVNSFGRTPIQVMMLGSPRVAELLLQRGADPNRPDPLTGCFPAHDAARAGFLETLAALHRAGARLDLRDGRGRLPLDVAAGGPHGAVARYLRHPHPPGGPCPGAVPAEEQKPSSCG
- the LOC128850526 gene encoding cyclin-dependent kinase 4 inhibitor B-like isoform X2; this encodes MGRAPRGSAADELANAAARGDLRRLEELLDGAADPNAVNSFGRTPIQFYRQCLRNSLLQNVGAAFHSKHACDAVLRRVYFCTFVQQVMMLGSPRVAELLLQRGADPNRPDPLTGCFPAHDAARAGFLETLAALHRAGARLDLRDGRGRLPLDVAAGGPHGAVARYLRHPHPPGGPCPGAVPAEEQKPSSCG